One window of the Nicotiana tabacum cultivar K326 chromosome 4, ASM71507v2, whole genome shotgun sequence genome contains the following:
- the LOC142180193 gene encoding NAC domain-containing protein 90-like, with protein MSTLPVRRGCIMGVRFHPTEAELINFLKRFLKGEPLPSECHNFQLADIYGDQPPWEIFGASDHPEEKVRFFFTRLKKQKSEHTRVRRTCANGTWKGQTSIDPIKNGKGTVVGFRRCFKFQTSRSKEGEYNKIWLMKEYSVRDDFFRENSIPKEDIVVCRIKKNIRAEKNHGVTMEEQDVAKIIEAMLHEPDEDYCTTVQPAPICQAENQVMDETQKMNEHNNSSYINDCSNYQEEIYWADDVLLDIDDFGDII; from the coding sequence ATGTCGACGTTACCTGTACGCCGTGGGTGTATCATGGGTGTTCGGTTTCACCCAACTGAAGCAGAATTGATCAACTTTCTGAAAAGGTTCCTAAAGGGCGAGCCTTTACCGAGTGAATGCCATAATTTCCAACTTGCCGATATCTATGGAGACCAACCACCATGGGAGATATTTGGAGCTTCTGATCATCCCGAAGAGAAGGTTCGCTTTTTTTTTACTCGGTTGAAGAAGCAGAAGAGCGAACATACAAGGGTACGTCGAACTTGCGCCAACGGGACATGGAAAGGCCAAACAAGTATTGATCCTATCAAGAATGGTAAGGGAACTGTGGTTGGGTTTAGAAGATGTTTCAAGTTTCAAACTAGTCGTAGTAAAGAAGGAGAGTATAATAAAATTTGGCTGATGAAAGAATATTCCGTCCGGGATGATTTCTTTAGAGAAAACAGTATTCCTAAGGAGGATATTGTTGTGTGCCGAATCAAGAAGAATATAAGAGCTGAGAAAAATCATGGGGTAACTATGGAGGAACAAGATGTTGCCAAAATAATCGAAGCTATGTTGCATGAACCTGATGAAGATTACTGCACAACAGTACAACCAGCACCAATTTGTCAAGCTGAAAATCAAGTCATGGACGAGACTCAGAAGATGAACGAACATAATAATAGCAGCTATATTAATGACTGCTCCAACTACCAAGAAGAGATCTATTGGGCTGATGATGTGCTCCTAGATATTGACGATTTTGGTGATATAATTTGA